One genomic segment of Candidatus Marsarchaeota archaeon includes these proteins:
- a CDS encoding NADH-quinone oxidoreductase subunit L: protein MIAIYAVVVLVIAGIAALLSRRHVLAPRYIALAGSLAALAIITYAFVYGSAGTYSIPWFGIGQYSFPIVLETYSLNMLLLLLVGVITPLIFLYSIGFMDVPTEQGRFYFEISVFAAAMMLFAIAGNLITMFLAWEMLGITSYLLIGFWYYKGRAAEAARKAITTIIIGDVLMLSAILLIFSTYHTMSFNAILAAPYSSSLTVAMALLLVAIFTKSAQFPFHEWLPDAMEGPTPVSAFLHSSTMVKAGVFLAAVLLPLFAKAGLLRVMLVVGLVSALLGASNALAERHVKRIPAYSTIEDIGLMFVALGLNALAAAMLFFVVQAFYKALLFMSAGSIMRANNETTNIYDLYGASKRKIIAAASIIGALSLAGIAPLSGFFGKAAIGTASLAVNALVYAVLMVIGFASSIYIFRWLIVPMRKAPEGEEVRLSGKYAHIPRSMLAAPAILAVMVVAVSVLYLYLPGYLSQHLSDIGVLDAAIESGVAVAGIAIAYVLFRNVKPFAPSRHRMAVSALYNSLLVNKAYQLIARFFYAIGAGIDSIDNGLYEAALSGGNGVVYSGRQLRRIVTGQPNMYLVAALIGIMLLVVVMVV, encoded by the coding sequence ATGATAGCGATATATGCAGTGGTCGTGCTCGTCATCGCCGGGATAGCCGCGCTGCTCTCCCGCAGGCATGTGCTTGCGCCCAGGTACATAGCATTGGCTGGCAGCCTTGCGGCCCTGGCAATCATCACGTATGCATTTGTGTACGGAAGCGCAGGCACATACTCAATACCATGGTTTGGCATAGGCCAGTACTCGTTCCCGATAGTGCTGGAGACGTACAGCCTGAACATGCTGCTGCTTCTCCTGGTCGGCGTTATAACACCGCTGATATTCCTGTACTCGATAGGTTTCATGGACGTGCCCACGGAGCAGGGCCGCTTTTACTTCGAGATCAGCGTGTTTGCAGCTGCAATGATGCTTTTTGCCATCGCTGGCAACCTCATAACTATGTTCCTGGCGTGGGAGATGCTAGGAATAACGAGCTACCTGCTCATAGGCTTCTGGTACTACAAGGGCCGCGCGGCCGAAGCCGCGCGCAAAGCTATAACTACCATAATAATAGGCGATGTGCTGATGCTCTCTGCAATCCTATTGATATTCAGCACTTACCATACGATGAGCTTCAACGCCATACTTGCTGCGCCATACAGCAGCTCCCTGACTGTCGCGATGGCGCTTCTGCTCGTAGCCATTTTCACAAAATCGGCGCAATTCCCGTTCCACGAATGGCTGCCTGACGCCATGGAAGGCCCAACTCCGGTTTCAGCCTTCCTCCATTCGTCCACCATGGTCAAGGCGGGCGTGTTCCTTGCGGCTGTGCTTTTGCCCCTGTTTGCCAAGGCCGGCCTGCTAAGGGTCATGCTCGTCGTCGGGCTTGTCTCCGCGCTGCTCGGTGCATCGAACGCGCTGGCCGAAAGGCACGTGAAGCGCATACCCGCCTATTCCACCATAGAGGACATAGGCCTGATGTTCGTGGCCCTCGGCCTGAACGCACTTGCAGCAGCCATGCTGTTCTTCGTTGTGCAGGCGTTCTACAAGGCATTGCTGTTCATGAGCGCAGGCTCGATAATGCGCGCCAACAATGAAACGACAAACATATACGACCTCTACGGGGCGTCGAAGCGAAAAATCATTGCTGCGGCATCGATAATCGGTGCGCTCTCGCTGGCAGGCATAGCCCCGTTAAGCGGCTTCTTCGGCAAGGCGGCCATAGGCACAGCGTCGCTCGCAGTCAATGCGCTCGTGTATGCCGTGCTCATGGTGATAGGGTTCGCCAGCAGCATCTACATATTCAGGTGGCTCATCGTGCCGATGCGCAAGGCGCCGGAAGGTGAGGAGGTGCGCCTCTCAGGCAAATACGCGCATATTCCGAGATCCATGCTCGCGGCGCCCGCAATTCTCGCGGTTATGGTGGTTGCGGTCTCAGTGCTTTACCTATATCTTCCGGGCTATCTGTCGCAGCATCTATCCGACATAGGCGTGCTAGATGCGGCCATTGAGAGCGGCGTGGCGGTTGCTGGCATAGCGATAGCATATGTGCTGTTCAGGAACGTCAAGCCATTCGCGCCTTCGCGCCACAGGATGGCGGTCAGCGCGCTCTACAATAGCCTGCTCGTCAACAAGGCCTACCAGCTCATAGCCAGGTTCTTCTATGCGATCGGCGCAGGAATCGACTCGATCGACAATGGGTTGTATGAGGCAGCGCTTTCGGGCGGCAACGGCGTAGTATATTCTGGCAGGCAGTTGCGGCGCATAGTGACCGGCCAGCCCAACATGTATCTAGTTGCAGCTCTCATCGGCATAATGCTGCTGGTCGTAGTGATGGTGGTCTGA
- a CDS encoding NADH-quinone oxidoreductase subunit J: MLPTPLFLLISVIEFVAIALIVMSRDLLHSSLALAVLFFLNSVMFLLLEQPLLAVIQLFILIGGISTYMIIGVASSSFSMFRHGRPAVMVLLAAVLFAVMAYPLSGMSFQSTQSNVATVAGAGAEVSQYIGIFYLLTFMTFAVALGSILLFKKIGERK; the protein is encoded by the coding sequence ATGCTGCCTACGCCACTGTTCCTCCTGATTTCGGTAATAGAGTTCGTTGCTATTGCGCTAATCGTGATGTCAAGGGATTTGCTGCACTCGAGCCTCGCCCTCGCCGTTCTGTTCTTCCTGAACTCCGTCATGTTCCTGCTGCTTGAACAGCCCCTGCTCGCGGTCATACAGCTCTTCATACTCATCGGGGGCATATCTACCTACATGATAATAGGGGTGGCATCGTCGAGCTTCTCCATGTTCAGGCACGGCCGCCCGGCAGTCATGGTGCTTCTCGCTGCTGTGCTCTTTGCTGTGATGGCATATCCACTTTCCGGCATGTCGTTCCAAAGCACGCAGTCCAACGTTGCAACTGTGGCGGGCGCCGGTGCAGAGGTCAGCCAGTATATAGGGATATTCTACCTTCTCACGTTCATGACGTTCGCTGTAGCGCTGGGCTCCATACTGCTGTTCAAGAAAATAGGCGAGAGGAAATGA
- a CDS encoding NADH-quinone oxidoreductase subunit I produces MILKPIVKVGTQMLKKPATLEFPEQKESLADNYRGIHKLDMKTCISCAACARICPNQTIDMVDTETEHGTKKMPQINLERCLFCALCEEVCPTQCLVLTKDYSFEAYDRREYIKRPEDLR; encoded by the coding sequence GTGATACTTAAACCAATCGTAAAGGTGGGTACGCAGATGCTGAAGAAGCCCGCAACTCTCGAGTTCCCCGAGCAGAAGGAATCCCTGGCAGACAACTACCGCGGCATACACAAGCTCGACATGAAGACTTGCATAAGCTGTGCGGCATGCGCAAGGATATGCCCCAACCAGACAATAGACATGGTCGACACGGAAACCGAGCACGGCACGAAGAAGATGCCTCAGATAAACCTGGAGCGGTGCCTATTCTGCGCGTTGTGCGAGGAAGTATGCCCTACGCAATGCCTCGTGCTCACGAAGGACTACAGCTTCGAGGCCTACGACAGGCGCGAATACATAAAAAGGCCTGAGGACCTCAGATAG
- a CDS encoding NADH-quinone oxidoreductase subunit H encodes MDISSAFIAHYYSAVQSWLSAYLPHFASSALALLASFIIFAILLAVLVMVFSYMFGWIERKTMARMQSRHGPTYVGKFGILQNMADVIKLLSKENIVPDGADKLLFRLVLPITYASFVMMLAFIPFTNAFIGIGTSLGLIVVFLLLSFVPLLLFLAGWSSGNKYGSISAQRSVVMLVSYELPLLLVIAAVALMAGSYSFSGIVGAQSGMWYAVLMPIGFVIFFIVMLAELERPPFDIREADNELIAGWLTDVGAPYYGLALFLDYTRMFVGTLLISILFLGGWNGPVLPPFVWLMVKVVILTFFIIVIRATTVRMRLDRLLHFGWIYLLPLSVINLLISFALFVR; translated from the coding sequence ATGGATATAAGCTCAGCATTCATTGCACACTACTATTCCGCAGTGCAGTCGTGGCTCTCTGCATACCTGCCGCACTTTGCCAGCTCTGCGCTCGCGCTCCTCGCCTCATTCATAATCTTCGCCATATTGCTGGCGGTTCTGGTCATGGTATTCTCGTACATGTTCGGCTGGATCGAGCGCAAGACGATGGCGCGCATGCAGTCCAGGCACGGCCCTACCTACGTCGGCAAGTTCGGGATACTCCAGAACATGGCTGACGTGATAAAGCTGCTCTCGAAAGAGAACATAGTGCCGGACGGCGCAGACAAGCTATTGTTTCGGCTCGTGCTGCCCATCACATACGCGTCGTTTGTCATGATGCTCGCCTTCATACCTTTCACAAACGCGTTCATTGGCATAGGCACGAGCTTGGGCCTGATAGTGGTGTTTTTGCTGCTGTCGTTCGTGCCGCTGCTCCTCTTCCTGGCCGGATGGTCGAGCGGCAACAAGTACGGTTCCATAAGCGCGCAGCGCTCTGTGGTGATGCTGGTGAGCTACGAGCTGCCCTTGCTGCTGGTAATAGCTGCTGTCGCGCTGATGGCCGGAAGCTACAGCTTTTCCGGCATAGTGGGAGCCCAGTCCGGCATGTGGTACGCGGTGCTTATGCCCATCGGCTTCGTGATATTCTTCATAGTGATGCTCGCAGAGCTGGAAAGGCCGCCGTTCGACATACGCGAGGCCGACAATGAGCTGATCGCAGGCTGGCTCACCGACGTGGGCGCGCCGTACTATGGCCTCGCGCTCTTCCTAGACTACACGCGCATGTTCGTCGGCACGCTCCTAATATCAATACTGTTCCTCGGCGGCTGGAACGGGCCGGTGCTCCCGCCGTTCGTATGGCTAATGGTGAAAGTGGTAATACTCACGTTCTTCATAATAGTGATACGCGCCACCACAGTGCGCATGCGCCTGGACAGGCTGCTGCACTTTGGCTGGATATACCTCCTCCCTCTCTCAGTAATTAATTTATTGATTTCATTCGCATTGTTTGTCAGGTGA